Proteins from a single region of Catellicoccus marimammalium M35/04/3:
- the hflX gene encoding GTPase HflX, which produces MVEKLTKERVLVCGAYTQKEKEHFQSSMEELKRLVETAQGEVIVENIQHREDIDQKTVLGKGKIAEIQEQVIAENIDLVVVNTSLTPRQLANLEEILPCRVIDRTQLILDIFALRARSKEGKLQVAKAQIDYLLPRLTVMNGHLSKLGGGIGTRGPGETKLETDRRHLHRQQLRIQKELKEVKKHRELARKNRTQNSGLNIGLVGYTNAGKSTFLNVLTQAETYEKDELFATLDPLTRQYRLKEGLKMTFTDTVGFIQDLPTTLVEAFHSTLEETQNMDLLFHIVDASSPERDEQEKTVLRLLDELGCQSIPVLTIYNKMDQVAGDFVPTQFPHLCLSLKERGAKEEIETGIIKFLQEIWQPYTYSLPVSEVQKLYALQEFTLVEKMEFSEEETYNITGYGNQKYAYLYEK; this is translated from the coding sequence AAGAACATTTTCAATCTTCCATGGAAGAATTAAAACGTTTAGTAGAAACCGCACAAGGAGAAGTCATTGTTGAAAATATTCAACATCGAGAAGATATCGATCAAAAAACCGTGCTAGGAAAAGGAAAAATTGCGGAAATTCAAGAGCAAGTAATCGCAGAAAACATTGATCTTGTGGTGGTTAATACAAGTCTAACTCCTCGTCAATTAGCGAATTTAGAAGAAATTTTACCTTGCCGTGTAATTGACCGTACGCAATTGATTTTAGATATCTTTGCCTTACGTGCTCGTTCAAAAGAAGGAAAATTACAAGTCGCAAAAGCGCAAATTGATTATTTATTACCTCGTTTAACAGTGATGAATGGTCATCTATCAAAACTTGGAGGAGGAATTGGGACTCGTGGACCAGGAGAAACAAAATTAGAAACCGATCGTCGTCACTTACACCGTCAACAACTCCGAATTCAAAAAGAATTAAAAGAAGTCAAAAAACATCGTGAACTAGCACGTAAAAATCGAACACAAAATAGTGGTTTAAATATTGGGTTAGTAGGATATACAAATGCTGGGAAATCTACATTTTTAAACGTATTAACACAAGCAGAAACCTATGAAAAAGATGAATTATTTGCGACGTTAGATCCATTGACTCGTCAATATCGTCTAAAAGAAGGATTGAAAATGACGTTTACTGATACGGTAGGATTTATCCAAGATTTACCAACAACTTTAGTGGAAGCTTTCCATTCTACTTTAGAAGAAACACAAAATATGGATCTTTTATTTCATATTGTAGATGCTAGTAGCCCAGAACGAGATGAGCAAGAAAAGACGGTACTACGTTTACTAGACGAATTAGGTTGTCAGTCTATTCCTGTATTAACTATTTATAATAAAATGGACCAAGTGGCAGGAGACTTTGTTCCTACTCAATTTCCGCACTTATGCCTTTCTTTAAAAGAAAGAGGAGCAAAAGAAGAAATCGAAACAGGAATTATCAAATTTTTACAAGAAATTTGGCAACCTTATACGTATTCTCTTCCTGTTTCTGAAGTACAAAAACTATATGCATTGCAAGAGTTTACTTTAGTTGAAAAAATGGAGTTTTCAGAAGAAGAAACGTATAATATAACTGGATATGGAAATCAAAAATATGCATATTTATATGAAAAATAG
- a CDS encoding Bax inhibitor-1/YccA family protein produces MNQRIIEANTTGLNRFFGEVYAKVALGVGVSALVSFILIYFMPNVLVAFANSTILWIVLCIVEIMLVISAGHRAYSGNSSGTMMMYMVYSIINALTLTVGLTIVSSPKVIAQAFLVTALMFVAMSIYGRTTKRDLSAWRNFLMGISLGVIITLLVNLILGSGALSFFCSLVSVALFAGYMAYDTQMIIRLYQMANSETKSGLATYGAMNLYMDLIAMFINLLQILDVFNSDNNN; encoded by the coding sequence ATGAATCAACGAATTATTGAAGCGAATACTACTGGATTAAATCGTTTTTTTGGTGAAGTATATGCCAAAGTTGCCTTAGGAGTTGGTGTTAGTGCATTAGTAAGTTTTATTTTAATTTACTTCATGCCTAATGTTTTAGTTGCTTTTGCCAATAGTACTATTTTATGGATAGTACTTTGTATCGTAGAAATTATGCTTGTAATTTCTGCTGGACATCGTGCTTACAGTGGCAATTCCTCTGGAACGATGATGATGTATATGGTTTATAGTATCATCAATGCGTTAACATTGACCGTTGGTTTAACGATTGTGAGCAGTCCAAAAGTAATTGCACAAGCGTTCTTAGTTACAGCATTAATGTTTGTTGCGATGTCGATTTATGGTCGTACAACGAAACGTGATTTAAGTGCTTGGCGTAATTTCTTGATGGGAATCAGTTTAGGAGTCATTATCACGTTATTGGTAAACTTAATCTTAGGTAGTGGTGCTTTAAGCTTCTTCTGTTCTTTAGTTTCTGTAGCTTTATTTGCTGGATATATGGCTTATGATACACAAATGATTATCCGTTTATATCAAATGGCAAACTCAGAAACAAAATCAGGATTAGCTACTTATGGTGCGATGAATCTATACATGGATTTAATCGCGATGTTTATTAACTTACTACAAATTTTAGATGTGTTTAACAGTGATAATAATAATTAG
- a CDS encoding ribonuclease J has translation MSKIRVIPFGGVREHGRKLYAIEVDQDIYICDCGLKIPETEMLGVDVVIPDFRYLVENEDRVCGVFLSHGHADAIGALPYLLEQIQVPVFGSELTIALAKMYVRNYAPAKKFNDFHVVNEGTEIDFSCATISFFKTTHSIPDSLGIVVHTKEGNIVYTGDFKFDQSANPMYQTDYVHLAQIGSQEVLLLLSDSTGADNPEPVASERQIEESMNETFRYWEGRIIVSCVAGNIQRIQQILNAAYQSYRKVVIMDGNINEILRIAIDLGKLEVPSDDLIINLKQMKKYPDDEIVILEAGNMGEPIKAIQKMAKQQHRHVNIKEGDLVYLATTPSLAMEIFVVQTENLIYKAGGDVKAVYGDFRASGHGDPDDLRLLYNLLKPKSCLPIQGEYRELQANADIMHEQGMPWSNIFIASCGDIIEWDEKKQKFVMTGSVPAENVMIDGLGVGDIGNIVLRDRKILSEDGIFITVVTIDRKAKKIITKPQITSRGFVYVKASKELLKEASQMVTQIIEHYLAEDDFEWADMKQDIKDQLSRFLFAQTRRRPVILPVIMEANPQRKRRHKS, from the coding sequence GTGAGTAAAATTAGAGTAATTCCTTTTGGTGGCGTTCGAGAGCATGGTCGCAAGCTCTATGCCATTGAAGTGGATCAAGATATTTATATTTGCGATTGTGGATTGAAGATTCCAGAAACAGAAATGTTAGGAGTCGATGTAGTTATTCCAGACTTTCGCTATTTAGTAGAAAATGAAGATCGTGTTTGTGGTGTCTTTTTAAGCCATGGACATGCGGATGCGATTGGCGCATTACCTTATTTATTAGAACAAATTCAAGTACCTGTTTTTGGTTCAGAATTAACGATTGCTTTAGCAAAAATGTATGTACGTAATTATGCACCAGCGAAAAAATTTAATGATTTCCATGTTGTAAATGAAGGAACAGAAATCGATTTTTCTTGTGCGACCATTTCTTTCTTTAAAACGACTCATTCCATTCCAGATTCATTAGGAATTGTCGTTCATACTAAAGAAGGAAATATTGTTTATACTGGAGATTTCAAATTTGATCAAAGTGCAAATCCAATGTACCAAACAGATTATGTCCATTTAGCTCAAATTGGAAGTCAAGAAGTATTATTACTACTTTCAGATTCAACAGGTGCGGATAACCCAGAACCTGTAGCAAGTGAACGTCAAATTGAAGAATCAATGAATGAAACCTTCCGCTATTGGGAAGGACGTATTATCGTTTCTTGTGTGGCAGGAAATATTCAACGCATTCAACAGATTTTAAATGCAGCTTATCAATCTTATCGCAAAGTAGTGATTATGGATGGAAACATCAATGAAATTTTACGTATTGCGATTGATCTTGGAAAATTAGAAGTGCCAAGTGATGATTTGATTATTAATTTAAAGCAAATGAAAAAATATCCAGATGACGAAATTGTGATTTTAGAAGCAGGCAATATGGGAGAGCCGATTAAGGCAATTCAAAAAATGGCCAAACAACAACATCGTCATGTCAATATTAAAGAAGGAGATTTAGTATATCTTGCGACAACTCCTTCTTTAGCTATGGAAATTTTTGTAGTTCAAACAGAAAACTTAATCTATAAAGCTGGTGGAGATGTAAAAGCAGTGTATGGTGATTTCCGTGCTTCTGGACATGGAGATCCTGATGATTTGCGTTTACTTTATAACCTATTAAAACCAAAAAGTTGTTTGCCAATCCAAGGCGAATATCGTGAATTACAAGCGAATGCAGATATTATGCATGAGCAAGGAATGCCTTGGTCTAATATCTTTATTGCTTCTTGTGGCGATATTATTGAATGGGATGAGAAAAAACAAAAATTTGTTATGACAGGTTCTGTTCCAGCAGAAAATGTCATGATTGATGGGTTAGGTGTTGGTGATATCGGAAATATCGTTTTACGAGACCGTAAAATTTTATCTGAAGATGGAATTTTTATTACAGTGGTAACCATCGATCGCAAAGCGAAAAAGATTATTACAAAACCGCAAATTACTTCTCGTGGCTTTGTCTATGTAAAAGCAAGTAAAGAATTGTTAAAAGAAGCGAGTCAAATGGTCACGCAAATCATTGAGCATTATTTGGCAGAGGATGACTTTGAATGGGCAGATATGAAGCAAGACATTAAAGACCAATTAAGTCGTTTCTTATTTGCACAAACAAGACGCCGTCCAGTAATTTTACCTGTAATTATGGAAGCAAATCCACAAAGAAAACGTCGTCATAAATCATAA
- a CDS encoding DRTGG domain-containing protein, with the protein MSKKQDHVQEYIRNLTPGQQISVRQLAQLLHVSEGVAYRGIQKAKEEGIVSTIPRVGTVRISNESFKKELHYADIVKMIDGVVYSGKDYLEKPLEYFMIGAMEEETMKKFMKPHALMIVGNREYIQLESLKQGMAVLITGGFPPSEGIKAASEYYQFPVIGTNYDTFTVATMINKALGEQKLMQSIIQVKDVKIPVQQTITLEKENTVADYEAICQNQKVIPIVDAQKRVEGLVSEREVKGKPRNTPLGKIMQTKIVFVRNHSNVASVAHLLLWDEFSYLPVVKENGVIDGLVSKEMMLEGIEKRKQNQHLKQKTIFDTLHTILEERMTVDGHLRFAAKVHPGMIHSDGTLAESVLTELIVAVAKRKVQEEYIAHDLQLEELNVHFFKAIPVAAEIELEAKILGMQQNFIKMEVEIYHSKEVVTKAYFVAHIV; encoded by the coding sequence ATGTCAAAAAAACAAGATCATGTTCAAGAATATATTCGGAACTTAACACCCGGGCAACAGATTTCTGTACGTCAATTAGCACAATTATTACATGTGAGTGAAGGAGTCGCTTACCGTGGAATTCAAAAAGCAAAAGAAGAAGGAATTGTTTCTACTATTCCACGTGTAGGAACTGTGCGTATCAGTAATGAATCATTCAAAAAAGAACTTCATTATGCAGATATTGTTAAAATGATTGATGGGGTTGTATATAGTGGTAAAGATTATTTAGAAAAGCCATTAGAATATTTTATGATTGGGGCAATGGAAGAGGAAACGATGAAAAAATTCATGAAACCTCATGCTCTAATGATTGTAGGGAATCGAGAATATATTCAATTAGAATCTTTAAAACAAGGAATGGCAGTTTTAATTACAGGAGGTTTCCCACCTAGTGAAGGAATTAAAGCAGCTAGTGAATATTATCAATTTCCAGTGATTGGAACGAATTATGATACTTTTACTGTAGCAACAATGATCAATAAGGCATTAGGGGAACAAAAATTGATGCAATCAATTATTCAAGTAAAAGATGTCAAAATTCCAGTGCAACAAACGATTACTTTAGAAAAAGAAAATACGGTCGCTGATTATGAGGCGATTTGCCAAAACCAAAAAGTAATTCCAATTGTGGATGCTCAAAAAAGGGTAGAAGGACTAGTGAGTGAACGAGAAGTAAAAGGGAAGCCTCGTAATACTCCATTAGGGAAAATTATGCAAACAAAGATTGTTTTTGTCCGCAATCATTCTAATGTAGCTAGCGTAGCTCATTTATTGCTTTGGGATGAGTTTTCTTATTTACCTGTAGTTAAAGAAAATGGGGTGATTGATGGACTCGTTTCTAAAGAAATGATGCTAGAAGGCATTGAAAAACGAAAACAAAATCAACATTTAAAACAAAAAACAATTTTTGATACGCTCCATACCATTTTAGAAGAACGTATGACAGTAGATGGTCATCTTCGTTTTGCTGCTAAAGTACATCCAGGAATGATTCATAGTGATGGTACTTTGGCAGAAAGTGTCTTAACAGAATTAATTGTAGCTGTAGCTAAAAGAAAAGTACAAGAAGAATACATTGCGCATGATTTACAATTAGAAGAATTAAATGTGCATTTTTTTAAAGCAATTCCAGTAGCTGCAGAAATTGAATTAGAAGCAAAAATTTTAGGGATGCAACAAAATTTTATTAAAATGGAAGTAGAAATTTATCATAGTAAAGAAGTCGTTACAAAAGCTTATTTTGTAGCACATATTGTTTAG
- a CDS encoding DHH family phosphoesterase: MDFTNLWTEIKAAQTIIICRHIHPDPDALGSQGGLATLLSQAFPDKRVLCFGSMSKDLQYLNQMDRVKEEDFQDALLITTDTANLDRLDGKDFLPLAKKVLKIDHHPNEDHYADEEWVDTKASSTSEIIYDFYHQFKEELTLTPKVAYLLYAGIVGDTGRFLFNNTTSHTFEVVSELVKQPFDVAKLNRQFIEKERKVLKLEGYLLDHFTCTEEGVGYFYITNELIEQFGLEHEDTASCVGLMGNAKEVKVWVLFLEKKAHPGNYRCRLRSKELPIVEVAKAHEGGGHPLASGANAYSLEETEAIIEELKAVVKEK, encoded by the coding sequence ATGGATTTTACAAATTTATGGACAGAAATTAAAGCTGCACAAACAATTATTATTTGCCGTCATATCCATCCAGACCCAGATGCTTTAGGTTCTCAAGGAGGATTGGCAACTTTATTAAGTCAAGCTTTTCCAGATAAACGAGTTTTATGCTTTGGTTCTATGTCTAAAGATTTACAATATTTGAATCAAATGGATCGAGTAAAAGAAGAAGATTTTCAAGATGCCTTATTGATTACAACCGATACTGCCAATCTTGATCGCCTTGATGGAAAAGATTTTTTACCTTTAGCTAAAAAAGTATTAAAAATTGACCATCATCCTAATGAAGATCATTATGCAGATGAAGAATGGGTAGATACAAAAGCAAGTAGTACAAGTGAAATTATTTATGATTTTTATCATCAATTCAAAGAAGAATTAACTTTAACTCCAAAAGTAGCTTATCTTCTTTATGCAGGAATTGTTGGGGATACAGGTCGCTTTTTATTTAACAATACAACAAGTCACACTTTTGAAGTCGTAAGTGAATTAGTAAAACAACCTTTTGATGTCGCAAAACTAAATCGTCAATTTATCGAAAAAGAACGTAAAGTATTAAAACTAGAAGGTTATTTATTAGACCACTTCACATGCACCGAAGAAGGAGTGGGTTATTTTTATATTACCAATGAATTGATTGAACAATTTGGCTTAGAGCATGAAGATACAGCTTCTTGTGTTGGTTTAATGGGGAATGCTAAAGAAGTAAAAGTTTGGGTACTATTTTTAGAAAAGAAAGCTCATCCAGGAAATTACCGTTGTCGCTTACGCTCTAAAGAATTGCCAATCGTTGAAGTGGCTAAAGCTCATGAAGGAGGAGGACATCCTTTAGCTAGTGGCGCAAATGCTTACTCTTTAGAAGAAACAGAAGCAATCATTGAAGAATTAAAAGCGGTTGTAAAGGAGAAATAA
- the mutM gene encoding DNA-formamidopyrimidine glycosylase: protein MPELPEVETVCRGLRPLVQNRMIKEVIITRPSIIEGKEEDFRQIMVGKTIKGIARHGKYIIFILNEGYLLSHLRMEGKYRVTKKDEPLEKHTHVRFLLDNGEELRYQDVRAFGKMCYLPNKEALITALSHVGKEPWDKNEEEFYQELKKYRSAIKSVLLNQKVISGLGNIYVDEVLFKAQVHPETKANEITKEESASILKASQEILQAAIEAGGSTIHTYKNAEGKSGAYQKQLQVYGKKGEPCPRCQTPIEKIKVGGRGTHFCPNCQPIKS from the coding sequence ATGCCAGAATTACCAGAAGTAGAAACCGTTTGCCGTGGATTACGTCCTTTAGTACAAAACAGAATGATTAAAGAAGTAATCATTACTCGACCTTCGATTATTGAAGGAAAAGAAGAAGATTTTCGCCAAATAATGGTTGGAAAAACGATAAAAGGAATTGCTCGTCATGGAAAATATATCATTTTTATTTTGAATGAAGGGTATTTATTAAGTCATTTACGTATGGAAGGAAAATATCGAGTGACAAAAAAAGACGAGCCTCTAGAAAAACATACGCATGTTCGTTTTCTTTTAGACAATGGAGAAGAGTTACGTTATCAAGATGTGCGCGCTTTTGGTAAAATGTGCTATTTACCAAATAAAGAAGCTTTGATTACAGCCTTGTCCCATGTAGGAAAAGAGCCTTGGGATAAAAACGAAGAAGAATTTTACCAAGAACTAAAAAAATATCGTTCAGCCATTAAAAGTGTATTACTAAACCAAAAAGTAATTAGTGGCTTAGGAAATATCTATGTCGATGAAGTGTTATTTAAAGCTCAAGTCCATCCTGAAACAAAAGCGAATGAAATTACAAAAGAGGAAAGTGCAAGTATTTTAAAAGCGAGTCAAGAAATTTTGCAGGCGGCCATTGAAGCAGGAGGCTCAACAATCCACACTTATAAAAATGCGGAAGGGAAGTCTGGAGCTTACCAAAAACAATTACAAGTGTATGGAAAAAAAGGAGAACCTTGTCCACGATGTCAGACCCCAATTGAAAAAATTAAAGTTGGAGGAAGGGGGACGCACTTTTGTCCAAACTGTCAACCGATAAAATCTTAA